The Candidatus Poribacteria bacterium genome contains the following window.
ACCCGTGACCCCCTGGTACGCGGTCTCGGCGGAGGTCGTCGCGGCGAACTCGTCGCGGATGGCTTGGCGGTTGGCGCCGACCTTGGTGATCGCCGCGACGGTCTGCTTGACAGCGTCGTAGGTGAGCGCCGCCCAAGTATCGGGAACCTGCTTGAACTTCGCCTCGAACGCCACGCGGAACGCTTGCGCGGCAGGTCCGCCGATGTCGGGATGCACGATGAAGGGCGTCGTGATGTAGGTTCCCTCGGCCGCCTCGCCGGCGATGTCGATGTAGCCCTGGGAGCTCACGCCGTCCGCCGCCAGGAACGGAACGTTCACGCCCTTCTCCCGCGTCTGCTTCACGATGGACGCAGCCTCGTTGTAGAGACCAGCAATGAAGACGGCGTCCGGCTTCAGTGCCGCGAACTTGTCGATGGCGGACGAGAAGTCGAGAGTCTGCTCGCGTTGATACGCTTCCGGTGTCCCGACAATCTCCAACCCGACCGCCTCTGCCTCCTTCATGAAGGCGTTCTTGAGCCCACTGCCGTAGTCGTCGTTGTCAAAGAATACCGCGATTCTGCTCAAGTTCAGAACTCTCTTCGCGTAGCTGGCGAGGAACGTGCCCTGGTAGTCGTCGTGGTAGAGGTTTCGGAACGTCCACTCACTGCCCTTCGTGACGTCGACGTTCGTTGATCCGGGCGAGAACTCCACGACCTTCGCGCGCTGGTAGATGGGCTTGCCCGCCATGGAACAGATCGAGTTGAAGTGACCAACCACGGCGACGATGGAGGGATCATTGGAGAACTTCGTGGCGACTGCCACCGCCTGGTCCTCGCGCGCCTGGTCATCGCCGAAGACGAGCTCGAGCTGCTTGCCCTGGATCCCGCCAGCCGCGTTGATCTCCTCCTGCGCCAGTTCTGCCCCCATTCGGATGAGCGCACCGTACGTCGCGCCGCTACCCGTCAGTGGCGCCGCTACGCCGATTCGGATGGTCGAAGTCGTATCCTTCCTGCCGCAGCTTGTCGATGCCAACAACGCGCACATGAGTACCGTCGCGATGCCTACGATCCGGCGTGCTTTCATCGGTCCGGAGCCTTCCGCTTCACGAAGCTCGCGTGGGTCTACGAGTAGCCGATCACCTTCGGGATGAATCGCTCGGTGTATAAGTCTAGCGCAAATCGGTCGGTCATGCCTGCGACGTAGTCACAGGCAGCGCGGTGAGCGCCCTGGGCTTCGGCGATGTCCGCGTAGAACGGAGGAAGGTCGGCAGGATTGGCGACGTAGTATTCCATCAGCGCTTCGAGGATGCCCATCGCCTTCCGCACTTCCGCCAGCAGCGATTCCGCCGGATAGACGCGTTCGTACATGAACCCTTTGAGCGCTTCGGAAGCCGCGAGCACATCCGAGCTCATCGTGACGGTGCCTCGTCCCTGACTCGCAATGATGACGCTCGTGACCATCGTGCCGATGCGCTCGCCACGGCTTGATCCGAGCACACGAAGAGGTTCCGCTGGCAGGTCTTTGGAGTCTAGCACCTCGGCTCGGAGGGCATCCTCGATATCGTGGTTCAGATAGGCGATGACGTCCGCATAGCGCACGACAACGCCTTCGCAGCTCCGCGTAGCCGCGCCGCTCGGCGCGATAGGGCCCTTGCCCTTCGAGTGCGCGCTGATGCCGTCGCGAGTCTCATACGTCAGGTTGAGCCCGGTGCCCTCGTTCTCGAGGAAGTCCACAACCCGCAGTGACTGCTCGTCGTGACGAAATCCGTCGGGATGATATCTGGCGAGAACACCTTCGCCCGCGTGTCCGAACGGCGTGTGACCCAGATCGTGGCTCAGCGCAATCGCCTCGGTCAGGTCTTCGTTGAGCCTCAGCCCGCGCGCGATGGTACGGGCGATCTGAGACACCTCCAGCGTGTGCGTCAATCGGGTGCGATAGTGATCACCGAGCGGCGCGAGAAAGACCTGGGTCTTGCCCTTGAGCCTGCGAAACGCCTTGGAATGGAGAATGCGATCGCGGTCCCGCTGGAACTCGGTCCGGACGTCGCACGGATCGATTGGGTGAGCCCGCCCGCGTGATTCGCGGCTGCGCAGCGCATACGGCGAGAGGAAGGCGTCCTCCAGGTCCTCGGACTGCTCACGCACGGTCTTGTCCGCCACCTCGTCCCCCAATATCCGCCGTTACGACCGGATGTAGACCGCCTCTCGAACGTGCAGGCCGTTCTCAAGCATCGACACGGTCGCGAATGCCAGATCGGCACGCGAGACACTCGACATGAGCCCGACCCGGACGTCGGATCCAATCCGGGCATTGCCCGTTGCGAGTCCGTCCGTCAGTCGTGGAGGTTTGATGACCGTCCACTCTAGCTCGCTCTCTGTCACAGCCTGCTCTTGCCGTCGGCGGTCGTTCACCAGATTGGGGTAGCGTCGCTCGAACATCGCCGCCATACGGCGCATCGGAGCCGAGACCTTGGGAGACGGACCGCTCGCCATGGCTCCCGTCACGCAGACGAGGCGTCGTGCTCCCACGTCGACCATCGCACGGATGATGCGCTGGGTCAGCGATCCGCAGAAATGCTCCGTGAACGGAGGGTGGGGACCGAAGGCGCACACGACGCCTGACGTATCGGTCAGCAGATCGCCGATGGTTTCGTCATTGTCGAGGTTCCGCTGCTCAACGCGAACCAAGGGATCGAACGGCGCGGCCGGTCGCGCGACGCGCACGACGGCGACTGTGTCCATGCCGCGAGCCACCACGGTTTCGGCGACCCGGCGTCCAGTACGCCCGCTCGCCCCGAAGATGACGACGCGCATGCTTGGGCTCCAGCACCGTACGGTCCATGGCGAAAGACTCGGCGCTTCAGCATAGACCTCCGCTCGCGCATGTCAACTTCCCCGATCAGCACGGACTCTGGAAAGAGAAAGGGGCGCGACTTGCGCGCCCCTCCTCGATTCGATGTTGCGTTCGACTAGCGAACGAGGAACTTGACCGTGCGTCGTTCGACACGATCTCCCGCGCGAACCTGCACGACGCCGATGTGCATGCCGGTCGCCAGCCGCTCGCCCAGGGCGTTGCGACCGCTCAGCGGCACGCTGACGCGCGTCATACCTGCCGCCGCCGGAACGTCCTGCCGCTCGGAACCGAGCAGTTGCCCATCGACCGTGAAGAACATCACCTCGACGGTCGCTGCCTGAGCGACGAAGAACTCGATTCTGCCTTCGTCACCAGTCGGCACGCCCTGTCCGAGGATGCGCGGTGCGCTCATCAGCGCGGCTTCCGCCACCGAGAACGACCACCGAGTCACGGTTTCCAGCCCAGCGTTGTCGCGGACGCGACCCTCGACGATGTAGACGCCCGGCTTCAATCCGCTCCGATCGCTCGGAGTGAACCACACCTCGGTCGGGGTCACCATCGACATGAGCGGCGCCTGCGGCGCTGACAGAACGCCGCCGCCGCTCGCCGGAGCGACCTGCAGGGTTCCCGGAACCTCTCGTCCGTTTCGCCGCACCGAGACCTGGATCGCCGACGAGTCGACGCCCGAGAAATCATCCGCGAATCGGAACCCGATGCGAGGCTGCAGACCCAACTGAGTTCCGTCCTGCGGATAGGTCTCGGCGACCCACGGAGCCGCCTCGTAGCGGAACGTCCACGACTGCGTCGTCACGTTCCCAGCGACGTCGGCGACCTCGACGCGCACCCGATGATCTCCGAGCTTGAGCTCGGTCTCAGGCACGAACGTCACGACCTTGCCGTCCTGGATGGACGGACGGACGCGTTGATCGTCCACGAAGAGCTTGAGGCTCAGCAGGTCGAGTGCCGATCCCTGATCGGACAGCTCGGCGAGGATCTTCGGACGACTGAGCTCGATGGCGCTGTCCGGCGTGGGCAACTGGCGCGTCACGACCGGCGCGACCGTATCGCGGAGGATCGAGAATCCCCAGCGCGCTTCGGTCGCATTGCCGGCGAGGTCCGTCAGGCGAGCGACGACCTGGTAGTCGCCGTCGCGCAGGGCGTTCGGCACACGCAGCGTCACGAAGTTGCCCGCCACCTTGGAGCCGTCGACCGATCCGATGGACGCGTTGTTCAGGAAGAACTCCGCCTGCTTCAGACCGGAGTCTTCGGCGAACAGCACGTTCAGGTCCGGACGCCCGACGACGAGCTTGCTCTTGTCCGCAGGCAACTGCAACAACACGCGCGGCGCAACCGAGTCGACGTTGAGCTTCCACTGGAGCCCGGCGCGATTGCCGTCCAGGTCCGTCAGCGTCACCTCGACAGTGTGTGCTCCGACCGGCGATAGCACGCCAGACGGAATCTGGAACGACACGGGCCACGGGTCCACCTTCGGGTTCGCGACCGTGCCGATGTTCACGTTCGCCGCGACCGGTTTGCCATCCACCAGCACGGTGACCGCGCTGATGCCTCCGGTCTCCGAGGCGTCGAGCCGTACCGTGGGAGTCGTGCTGTTGATGAGCCCCGTCGGGCTGAACGACAGCACATTCGGCGCGCTGGCATCCGGGAACCGGACGCGCAGGACGTACTCCCACGCCGCCTGGTTGCCCGCCGCGTCTTGCAGCAACGCCTTCAAGGTGTACGTGCCCTCATCCGGCAAAACGCCAGCCGACAGCGGCAGCACAGCGCGCGATGGCAGCGCTTCGTCGGGAGGCAGCAGCGACAAGCCGGCGAGCTGACCAGCCGTCAGCGGCTTGTCGTTGATCGTGAGCTGGAGACTCGCCAGCGCATCGGGCTCCGACAGTCGAAGCTCGATGGTCGGTGTCAGCGAGCGCACGAGCCCATCCGATCCGGGCGCGACCTGACCATTGAGCAGCACGTTGAGCACTCGCGGCGCTTCGGCATCGCCCAGGACGATGTTGAATGTCCACGCCTGCGTCGCCGGGTTGCCGGCGGCGTCCTCGATGGTCATCGCGACATCGACCTTGCCCGCCGACCGCAGCAGCCCCTGAGGAACCGACACGGTCACCAAGCCGCTCTCCACGACCGGAGACACGGTGGTGAGGTCCACCTTCTGCCCGTTGATCGACAGGCTCGCTACGCGGATCGGCTCGCTGCGCGCTTCTTCGTAAGCAATGAGCAGATCGGGCGTCAGCGTGTCCGTGACGCCATCCGGCAGGAACCCGAGGATCGTCGGCGGGATCCGATCGACGAGCGTGATCGTCACCGTCGAGGACCCGCTTCCCACGTTGCCGATTGCATCGGCAAGCGCGAACCGGAACTCGTGTGCGCCCTCGACGAGCAGCACGCCTTCGGGAACCTTGAGCGCGATGCCGTCAGCCGTCGCCTTGGGCGACAAGCTCGCGACCGGCACCGAGGCTCCGTCGACGGTGGCGCGGATCAACGTCACCGGCTTGCTCGCGGCTTCGGTGATGACGAGCGCCAGGTCCGGCGTCA
Protein-coding sequences here:
- a CDS encoding branched-chain amino acid ABC transporter substrate-binding protein; translation: MKARRIVGIATVLMCALLASTSCGRKDTTSTIRIGVAAPLTGSGATYGALIRMGAELAQEEINAAGGIQGKQLELVFGDDQAREDQAVAVATKFSNDPSIVAVVGHFNSICSMAGKPIYQRAKVVEFSPGSTNVDVTKGSEWTFRNLYHDDYQGTFLASYAKRVLNLSRIAVFFDNDDYGSGLKNAFMKEAEAVGLEIVGTPEAYQREQTLDFSSAIDKFAALKPDAVFIAGLYNEAASIVKQTREKGVNVPFLAADGVSSQGYIDIAGEAAEGTYITTPFIVHPDIGGPAAQAFRVAFEAKFKQVPDTWAALTYDAVKQTVAAITKVGANRQAIRDEFAATTSAETAYQGVTGPTYFDENGDCLKPAYVTVVKDGEFVPAEKQAQ
- a CDS encoding deoxyguanosinetriphosphate triphosphohydrolase gives rise to the protein MADKTVREQSEDLEDAFLSPYALRSRESRGRAHPIDPCDVRTEFQRDRDRILHSKAFRRLKGKTQVFLAPLGDHYRTRLTHTLEVSQIARTIARGLRLNEDLTEAIALSHDLGHTPFGHAGEGVLARYHPDGFRHDEQSLRVVDFLENEGTGLNLTYETRDGISAHSKGKGPIAPSGAATRSCEGVVVRYADVIAYLNHDIEDALRAEVLDSKDLPAEPLRVLGSSRGERIGTMVTSVIIASQGRGTVTMSSDVLAASEALKGFMYERVYPAESLLAEVRKAMGILEALMEYYVANPADLPPFYADIAEAQGAHRAACDYVAGMTDRFALDLYTERFIPKVIGYS